From Sphingomonas hengshuiensis, one genomic window encodes:
- a CDS encoding phytoene/squalene synthase family protein, with amino-acid sequence MPTREAIVATAGESIGRGSKSFAAASRLFARRERERAWLLYAWCRACDDLADGQEDGHGMAAVADPQARLDAIRVRTQAALDGEWVGDAAFDALRIVVAETGMPHRLVWDVVEGFALDAAGWQPEDEAGLLQYCYHVAGAVGCMMAVAMGVNPRDAAVLDRACDLGLAFQLANIARDIGEDAGAGRCYLPGDWLADAEIDRGAVMADPTKLAMLATRLAGRAEEYEASARGGTPALGLRSAWAVLAAAGIYGDIARAVAARGARAWDRRVSTGKAAKLGWIARALGQAVRRRDLYRAAPRPAHLWTRPRAD; translated from the coding sequence ATGCCGACGCGCGAGGCGATCGTCGCCACCGCGGGCGAATCGATCGGGCGCGGATCGAAGAGCTTCGCCGCGGCGAGCCGCTTGTTTGCGCGGCGCGAGCGCGAGCGGGCGTGGCTGCTCTATGCGTGGTGCCGCGCGTGCGACGATCTCGCCGATGGGCAGGAGGATGGGCACGGCATGGCGGCAGTGGCCGATCCGCAGGCGCGGCTCGACGCGATCCGGGTGCGGACGCAGGCGGCGCTGGACGGCGAATGGGTGGGCGACGCGGCGTTCGACGCGCTGCGCATCGTCGTCGCCGAGACCGGGATGCCGCACCGGCTGGTATGGGATGTGGTCGAGGGCTTCGCGCTCGACGCGGCGGGATGGCAGCCTGAGGACGAGGCCGGGCTGCTGCAATATTGCTATCATGTCGCGGGCGCAGTCGGCTGCATGATGGCAGTCGCGATGGGAGTGAACCCGCGCGACGCGGCGGTGCTCGACCGCGCATGCGACCTGGGGCTGGCGTTCCAGCTTGCCAATATCGCGCGCGACATCGGCGAGGATGCGGGCGCTGGGCGATGCTATCTGCCCGGCGACTGGCTGGCCGATGCCGAGATCGATCGCGGCGCGGTGATGGCCGATCCGACCAAGCTGGCGATGCTGGCGACGCGGCTGGCGGGGCGCGCCGAGGAATATGAGGCGAGCGCGCGCGGCGGGACGCCGGCGCTGGGGCTGCGATCGGCCTGGGCAGTGCTGGCGGCGGCGGGGATCTATGGCGACATCGCGCGCGCGGTGGCGGCCAGGGGCGCGCGGGCGTGGGACAGGCGCGTCTCGACGGGCAAGGCCGCCAAGCTCGGCTGGATCGCGCGTGCGCTGGGCCAGGCGGTGCGCCGCCGCGACCTGTATCGCGCGGCACCCCGCCCTGCGCATCTGTGGACGCGGCCGCGCGCGGATTAG